The following are encoded in a window of Sminthopsis crassicaudata isolate SCR6 chromosome 5, ASM4859323v1, whole genome shotgun sequence genomic DNA:
- the GLS2 gene encoding glutaminase liver isoform, mitochondrial isoform X2, translating into MPLPWDLGVWVRPTRAILRSPSGRGLSLIAPPECTLASDSSESGMLSRLGDLLFYTIAEGQERIAIHKFTAALRATGLQTSDPRLRDCMSQMRRMVRESSSGGLLDRDLFRKCVSSNIVLLTQAFRKKFVIPDFEEFTDHVDRIFEESKERTGGKVAAYIPQLAKSDPDLWGVSLCTVDGQRHSVGQTKIPFCLQSCVKPLTYAISVSNLGTEYVHKYVGKEPSGLRYNKLSLNEEGIPHNPMVNAGAIVVSSLIKMDCNKAEKFDFVLQYLNKMAGNEYMGFSNATFQSEKETGDRNYAIGYYLKEKKCFPKGVDMMAALDLYFQLCSVEVTCESGSVMAATLANGGICPITGESVLSAEAVRNTLSLMHSCGMYDFSGQFAFHVGLPAKSAVSGAILLVVPNVMGLMCLSPPLDKVGNSHRGISFCQKLVSLFNFHNYDNLRHCAKKLDPRREGGEVRNKTVVNLLFAAYSGDVSALRRFALSAMDMEQKDYDSRTALHVAAAEGHLEVVKFLVEACKVNPFVKDRWGNIPLDDAVQFNHLEVVKLLQDYQDSYTLSETQAEAAADALSKENLESMV; encoded by the exons ATGCCCTTACCTTGGGATTTAGGGGTTTGGGTCCGCCCCACCCGGGCCATCCTGCGGAGTCCTTCAGGCCGGGGGCTAAGTCTTATTGCCCCCCCAGAATGTACGTTAGCAAG TGATTCATCAGAAAGTGGGATGCTGTCCCGTCTGGGTGACCTGCTCTTCTACACCATTGCTGAAGGACAAGAAAGGATCGCCATCCATAAGTTCACTGCT GCACTGAGAGCCACTGGGCTGCAGACATCAGATCCCCGGCTTCGGGACTGTATGAGTCAGATGCGTCGAATGGTTCGAGAATCCAGCAGTGGAGGTCTCTTAGACCGTGATCTCTTTAGGAA ATGTGTGAGCAGCAACATTGTGCTCCTGACCCAGGCATTCCGAAAGAAGTTTGTTATTCCTGATTTTGAGGAGTTCACAGACCATGTGGATCGCATCTTTGAGGAGAGCAAAGAACGCACAGGAGGCAAG GTGGCGGCCTATATTCCCCAGCTAGCCAAGTCAGATCCTGATCTATGGGGTGTTTCATTATGCACAGTGGATGGACAAAG GCACTCAGTAGGACAGACTAAGATCCCCTTCTGTCTACAGTCCTGTGTGAAGCCCCTCACTTATGCCATATCTGTCAGCAACCTGGGCACTGAGTATGTGCATAAATATGTGGGCAAAGAGCCCAGTGGTCTACGTTACAACAAGCTTTCCCTCAATGAGGAAG GAATCCCTCATAATCCAATGGTAAATGCTGGTGCCATTGTTGTGAGTTCTCTGATAAAG atggatTGCAATAAAGCAGAGAAGTTTGATTTT GTGTTGCAGTATCTGAACAAAATGGCAGGAAATGAATATATGGGTTTCAGCAATGCTAC GTTCCagtcagaaaaggaaactggagATCGGAATTATGCAATTGGCTATTATCTCAAGGAAAAGAAG TGTTTTCCTAAGGGAGTTGATATGATGGCTGCATTGGACCTCTACTTCCAG CTGTGTTCAGTGGAGGTGACATGTGAATCAGGCAGTGTCATGGCGGCTACCCTTGCCAATGGTGGAATCTGCCCCATCACAGGCGAGAGTGTGCTGAGTGCTGAGGCTGTTCGCAACACCCTCAGCCTCATGCATTCCTGTGGCATGTATGACTTCTCTGGACAGTTTGCCTTTCAC GTTGGCCTTCCAGCCAAATCCGCAGTGTCAGGAGCCATTCTTCTTGTGGTACCTAATGTCATGGGGTTGATGTGCCTGTCACCTCCATTGGACAAGGTGGGAAACAGTCATAGGGGCATCAGCTTCTGTCAG AAACTTGTATCTCTCTTCAACTTCCATAACTATGACAATTTGCGGCACTGTGCTAAGAAGCTAGATCCTCGCCGTGAAGGAGGAGAAGTTCGG aataaGACTGTGGTGAACCTGCTTTTTGCTGCCTACAGTGGAGATGTTTCAGCTCTTCGAAG GTTTGCCTTGTCAGCGATGGACATGGAACAGAAGGACTATGATTCCCGCACAGCACTACACGTGGCTGCAGCAGAAG GACACCTGGAGGTTGTCAAGTTCCTGGTGGAAGCCTGCAAAGTAAATCCTTTTGTGAAGGATAG GTGGGGCAATATTCCCTTGGATGACGCTGTACAGTTCAACCATCTGGAGGTGGTCAAACTGCTGCAGGATTACCAGGACTCCTATACTTTGTCTGAGACGCAGGCTGAGGCCGCAGCTGATGCCCTGTCTAAGGAAAACCTGGAGAGCATGGTGTAA
- the GLS2 gene encoding glutaminase liver isoform, mitochondrial isoform X1: MRSLRALRAALPGGRPPGRGGWGPLARAPLLLGSVRHHLNEAAAAQGREMLNSHQPQHQKEHDSSESGMLSRLGDLLFYTIAEGQERIAIHKFTAALRATGLQTSDPRLRDCMSQMRRMVRESSSGGLLDRDLFRKCVSSNIVLLTQAFRKKFVIPDFEEFTDHVDRIFEESKERTGGKVAAYIPQLAKSDPDLWGVSLCTVDGQRHSVGQTKIPFCLQSCVKPLTYAISVSNLGTEYVHKYVGKEPSGLRYNKLSLNEEGIPHNPMVNAGAIVVSSLIKMDCNKAEKFDFVLQYLNKMAGNEYMGFSNATFQSEKETGDRNYAIGYYLKEKKCFPKGVDMMAALDLYFQLCSVEVTCESGSVMAATLANGGICPITGESVLSAEAVRNTLSLMHSCGMYDFSGQFAFHVGLPAKSAVSGAILLVVPNVMGLMCLSPPLDKVGNSHRGISFCQKLVSLFNFHNYDNLRHCAKKLDPRREGGEVRNKTVVNLLFAAYSGDVSALRRFALSAMDMEQKDYDSRTALHVAAAEGHLEVVKFLVEACKVNPFVKDRWGNIPLDDAVQFNHLEVVKLLQDYQDSYTLSETQAEAAADALSKENLESMV, encoded by the exons ATGCGCTCCCTGCGGGCTCTGCGTGCGGCCCTCCCAGGTGGGCGGCCCCCCGGGCGGGGAGGATGGGGTCCCCTGGCTCGGGCTCCCCTCCTCCTCGGGAGCGTTCGCCACCACCTGAACGAAGCGGCCGCGGCGCAGGGCCGGGAGATGCTGAACAGCCACCAGCCACAGCATCAGAAGGAACA TGATTCATCAGAAAGTGGGATGCTGTCCCGTCTGGGTGACCTGCTCTTCTACACCATTGCTGAAGGACAAGAAAGGATCGCCATCCATAAGTTCACTGCT GCACTGAGAGCCACTGGGCTGCAGACATCAGATCCCCGGCTTCGGGACTGTATGAGTCAGATGCGTCGAATGGTTCGAGAATCCAGCAGTGGAGGTCTCTTAGACCGTGATCTCTTTAGGAA ATGTGTGAGCAGCAACATTGTGCTCCTGACCCAGGCATTCCGAAAGAAGTTTGTTATTCCTGATTTTGAGGAGTTCACAGACCATGTGGATCGCATCTTTGAGGAGAGCAAAGAACGCACAGGAGGCAAG GTGGCGGCCTATATTCCCCAGCTAGCCAAGTCAGATCCTGATCTATGGGGTGTTTCATTATGCACAGTGGATGGACAAAG GCACTCAGTAGGACAGACTAAGATCCCCTTCTGTCTACAGTCCTGTGTGAAGCCCCTCACTTATGCCATATCTGTCAGCAACCTGGGCACTGAGTATGTGCATAAATATGTGGGCAAAGAGCCCAGTGGTCTACGTTACAACAAGCTTTCCCTCAATGAGGAAG GAATCCCTCATAATCCAATGGTAAATGCTGGTGCCATTGTTGTGAGTTCTCTGATAAAG atggatTGCAATAAAGCAGAGAAGTTTGATTTT GTGTTGCAGTATCTGAACAAAATGGCAGGAAATGAATATATGGGTTTCAGCAATGCTAC GTTCCagtcagaaaaggaaactggagATCGGAATTATGCAATTGGCTATTATCTCAAGGAAAAGAAG TGTTTTCCTAAGGGAGTTGATATGATGGCTGCATTGGACCTCTACTTCCAG CTGTGTTCAGTGGAGGTGACATGTGAATCAGGCAGTGTCATGGCGGCTACCCTTGCCAATGGTGGAATCTGCCCCATCACAGGCGAGAGTGTGCTGAGTGCTGAGGCTGTTCGCAACACCCTCAGCCTCATGCATTCCTGTGGCATGTATGACTTCTCTGGACAGTTTGCCTTTCAC GTTGGCCTTCCAGCCAAATCCGCAGTGTCAGGAGCCATTCTTCTTGTGGTACCTAATGTCATGGGGTTGATGTGCCTGTCACCTCCATTGGACAAGGTGGGAAACAGTCATAGGGGCATCAGCTTCTGTCAG AAACTTGTATCTCTCTTCAACTTCCATAACTATGACAATTTGCGGCACTGTGCTAAGAAGCTAGATCCTCGCCGTGAAGGAGGAGAAGTTCGG aataaGACTGTGGTGAACCTGCTTTTTGCTGCCTACAGTGGAGATGTTTCAGCTCTTCGAAG GTTTGCCTTGTCAGCGATGGACATGGAACAGAAGGACTATGATTCCCGCACAGCACTACACGTGGCTGCAGCAGAAG GACACCTGGAGGTTGTCAAGTTCCTGGTGGAAGCCTGCAAAGTAAATCCTTTTGTGAAGGATAG GTGGGGCAATATTCCCTTGGATGACGCTGTACAGTTCAACCATCTGGAGGTGGTCAAACTGCTGCAGGATTACCAGGACTCCTATACTTTGTCTGAGACGCAGGCTGAGGCCGCAGCTGATGCCCTGTCTAAGGAAAACCTGGAGAGCATGGTGTAA
- the GLS2 gene encoding glutaminase liver isoform, mitochondrial isoform X3, with protein sequence MDKGIPHNPMVNAGAIVVSSLIKMDCNKAEKFDFVLQYLNKMAGNEYMGFSNATFQSEKETGDRNYAIGYYLKEKKCFPKGVDMMAALDLYFQLCSVEVTCESGSVMAATLANGGICPITGESVLSAEAVRNTLSLMHSCGMYDFSGQFAFHVGLPAKSAVSGAILLVVPNVMGLMCLSPPLDKVGNSHRGISFCQKLVSLFNFHNYDNLRHCAKKLDPRREGGEVRNKTVVNLLFAAYSGDVSALRRFALSAMDMEQKDYDSRTALHVAAAEGHLEVVKFLVEACKVNPFVKDRWGNIPLDDAVQFNHLEVVKLLQDYQDSYTLSETQAEAAADALSKENLESMV encoded by the exons ATGGACAAAG GAATCCCTCATAATCCAATGGTAAATGCTGGTGCCATTGTTGTGAGTTCTCTGATAAAG atggatTGCAATAAAGCAGAGAAGTTTGATTTT GTGTTGCAGTATCTGAACAAAATGGCAGGAAATGAATATATGGGTTTCAGCAATGCTAC GTTCCagtcagaaaaggaaactggagATCGGAATTATGCAATTGGCTATTATCTCAAGGAAAAGAAG TGTTTTCCTAAGGGAGTTGATATGATGGCTGCATTGGACCTCTACTTCCAG CTGTGTTCAGTGGAGGTGACATGTGAATCAGGCAGTGTCATGGCGGCTACCCTTGCCAATGGTGGAATCTGCCCCATCACAGGCGAGAGTGTGCTGAGTGCTGAGGCTGTTCGCAACACCCTCAGCCTCATGCATTCCTGTGGCATGTATGACTTCTCTGGACAGTTTGCCTTTCAC GTTGGCCTTCCAGCCAAATCCGCAGTGTCAGGAGCCATTCTTCTTGTGGTACCTAATGTCATGGGGTTGATGTGCCTGTCACCTCCATTGGACAAGGTGGGAAACAGTCATAGGGGCATCAGCTTCTGTCAG AAACTTGTATCTCTCTTCAACTTCCATAACTATGACAATTTGCGGCACTGTGCTAAGAAGCTAGATCCTCGCCGTGAAGGAGGAGAAGTTCGG aataaGACTGTGGTGAACCTGCTTTTTGCTGCCTACAGTGGAGATGTTTCAGCTCTTCGAAG GTTTGCCTTGTCAGCGATGGACATGGAACAGAAGGACTATGATTCCCGCACAGCACTACACGTGGCTGCAGCAGAAG GACACCTGGAGGTTGTCAAGTTCCTGGTGGAAGCCTGCAAAGTAAATCCTTTTGTGAAGGATAG GTGGGGCAATATTCCCTTGGATGACGCTGTACAGTTCAACCATCTGGAGGTGGTCAAACTGCTGCAGGATTACCAGGACTCCTATACTTTGTCTGAGACGCAGGCTGAGGCCGCAGCTGATGCCCTGTCTAAGGAAAACCTGGAGAGCATGGTGTAA